A single genomic interval of Koleobacter methoxysyntrophicus harbors:
- a CDS encoding copper amine oxidase N-terminal domain-containing protein, which yields MALRKMLTLMLTVLFLAQVLLPGASYAQGVSVVVDGEPVELTDAPREINGRLFLPMRSLFEALGAEVSWDDATQTAVGRLGDRAAEFTVGYHVYIKYWTPDRYMYQMLDESLRTINGKLYLPVRAAGEGLGYRVRWDGAARTVYLEKMEPGEDEFVFEVYYDTGEYELDEEMTAYIRSLSGDKQIEEMHRLDSVGYDVRWLTDEVYRIVPRIVEERLPEPGLPDDSIFSRPDVGERFTMPEDFYYDESTGMFKLKGWPSGKWATFRENVIPDANKRIVDMAKAMFMENHTVSVSLNLDNLDSCAQAEMLFAQEYPGIYTIYPFSFYLQEKELYNYYDFKSFASMRLTKLERYNRNVDNPQYNRLYPPYTARIEKALSVLLDVDDRTLKEVMKFALDTYIKRELRGEIDYDVMLKKEFGDLQVLYRSGTKFPDGSTLRWNDFDFGWAKDQ from the coding sequence TTGGCCTTGAGAAAGATGTTAACGTTAATGTTAACCGTGCTGTTTCTGGCACAGGTATTACTGCCGGGTGCGTCATATGCGCAGGGCGTATCCGTCGTAGTAGACGGCGAGCCTGTGGAGCTGACAGATGCGCCGCGTGAGATAAACGGTCGTCTGTTTCTGCCGATGCGTTCGCTGTTTGAGGCGCTGGGCGCCGAGGTAAGCTGGGACGATGCGACGCAGACAGCGGTAGGCCGTTTAGGCGATCGTGCAGCGGAGTTCACAGTTGGGTATCATGTATATATAAAATACTGGACGCCGGACAGGTATATGTATCAAATGCTGGACGAATCGCTGCGAACGATAAACGGCAAGCTGTATCTGCCGGTTCGTGCGGCAGGCGAGGGTCTGGGCTACCGGGTCCGCTGGGACGGTGCGGCCAGGACGGTCTACCTGGAAAAGATGGAGCCTGGCGAAGACGAGTTCGTATTCGAGGTCTACTACGACACGGGCGAGTACGAACTGGACGAGGAGATGACGGCATATATAAGGTCGCTGTCAGGAGATAAACAGATAGAAGAAATGCACAGATTGGATTCTGTAGGATATGATGTACGCTGGTTGACCGACGAAGTTTATCGAATTGTTCCCCGCATAGTCGAGGAACGTCTGCCGGAGCCTGGTCTGCCGGACGACTCTATATTCAGCCGGCCTGATGTCGGAGAGCGGTTCACAATGCCGGAGGATTTCTACTACGACGAATCGACGGGCATGTTTAAATTGAAGGGCTGGCCGTCGGGAAAATGGGCAACCTTTCGCGAGAACGTAATACCCGACGCCAACAAGCGGATAGTGGATATGGCAAAAGCCATGTTCATGGAAAACCATACGGTAAGCGTAAGCCTCAATCTTGACAATCTCGACAGCTGTGCTCAGGCCGAAATGCTGTTTGCTCAAGAATACCCGGGCATATATACCATTTATCCGTTCAGTTTTTACCTGCAGGAAAAAGAACTGTATAATTATTACGATTTCAAATCTTTTGCATCAATGCGCCTGACGAAACTGGAGAGATACAACCGCAATGTAGACAATCCGCAGTATAACAGGCTCTATCCGCCGTATACGGCGCGGATAGAGAAAGCGCTTTCGGTGCTGCTGGATGTGGACGACCGCACATTAAAGGAAGTAATGAAGTTTGCGCTGGATACTTATATAAAGCGCGAGCTGAGAGGTGAGATAGACTACGATGTCATGCTGAAGAAGGAGTTCGGCGACTTGCAGGTACTTTACCGTTCAGGCACGAAATTTCCGGACGGTTCCACGCTTCGCTGGAACGATTTCGACTTCGGCTGGGCGAAGGACCAATAA
- a CDS encoding copper amine oxidase N-terminal domain-containing protein: protein MLTVLFLAQVLLPGASYAQGVSVVVDGEAVELTDAAREINGRLFLPMRALFETLGAEVSWDAETQTAVGRLGERAAEFTAGYHVYIKYWTPDRYMYQMLDESPRTIDGKLYLPVRAAGEGLGYRVRWDGAAKTVYLEKMEPGEDEFVFEVYYDTGEYELDEEMTAYIRSLPDEKRREELFRLDSLGYETRWVAREVYRFVPRIVAERLPEQGLPDNSIFSRPDAIERFTMRVTEDQLLKYETYRAGQTSLPALSKRPKKFYQYFYYDESTGQFKLRNWTTNEWITFREDIVPDANRRIVDIAKALFMEHHTVRVNHSPGDNFGSPSAATILFAPKYPDDYTTYPFGFTLMEEELRDYKGFKSFASMRLTKLERYNRNVDDPQYNRLYPPYTARVEKALSVLLDVDDRTIKEVMKFALDTYIKRELRGEIDYDVNLRKSFGDLQVLYRSGTRDPDGFTLHWNIFMFGWSKDQ, encoded by the coding sequence ATGTTAACCGTGCTGTTTCTGGCACAGGTATTACTGCCGGGTGCGTCATATGCGCAGGGCGTATCGGTAGTAGTAGACGGCGAGGCGGTGGAGCTGACAGATGCGGCTCGTGAGATAAACGGCCGCCTGTTTCTGCCGATGCGTGCGCTGTTCGAGACGCTGGGAGCGGAGGTAAGTTGGGATGCCGAGACGCAGACAGCGGTGGGCCGTCTGGGCGAGCGTGCAGCAGAGTTCACAGCTGGGTATCATGTATATATAAAATACTGGACGCCGGACAGGTATATGTATCAAATGCTGGACGAATCACCGCGCACGATAGACGGCAAGCTGTATCTGCCAGTTCGTGCGGCGGGCGAAGGATTGGGCTACCGTGTCCGCTGGGACGGAGCGGCAAAAACCGTCTACCTGGAGAAGATGGAGCCCGGCGAGGACGAGTTCGTATTCGAGGTCTACTACGACACGGGCGAGTACGAGCTGGACGAGGAGATGACGGCATATATCAGGTCGCTGCCGGATGAAAAACGAAGAGAAGAGTTGTTCAGATTAGATAGTTTAGGGTATGAAACGCGTTGGGTGGCTAGAGAGGTTTATCGTTTCGTTCCCCGCATAGTTGCTGAACGTCTGCCGGAGCAGGGTCTACCGGATAACAGCATATTCAGCCGACCCGATGCCATAGAGCGGTTCACCATGCGGGTGACAGAGGACCAGCTGTTAAAATACGAGACCTACAGAGCCGGGCAGACCAGCCTACCGGCGCTCAGCAAGAGGCCGAAGAAATTTTACCAGTATTTCTACTACGACGAATCGACGGGCCAGTTCAAGCTGAGAAACTGGACGACAAACGAATGGATAACCTTCCGCGAGGATATTGTTCCCGACGCCAACAGACGGATAGTGGATATAGCAAAGGCGCTATTTATGGAACACCATACAGTAAGAGTGAATCACAGTCCTGGAGACAATTTTGGCAGTCCATCTGCCGCTACGATACTGTTTGCTCCAAAATATCCGGATGATTATACTACTTATCCGTTCGGTTTTACATTGATGGAAGAAGAATTGCGCGACTACAAAGGTTTCAAATCATTTGCATCGATGCGCCTGACGAAGCTTGAAAGGTACAACCGCAACGTAGACGATCCGCAGTATAACAGGCTCTATCCGCCGTATACGGCACGTGTAGAGAAAGCGCTTTCGGTGCTGCTGGATGTAGACGACCGCACGATAAAGGAAGTTATGAAATTTGCGCTGGATACCTATATAAAGCGCGAGCTGAGAGGCGAGATCGACTACGATGTCAACCTAAGGAAAAGCTTCGGCGACCTGCAGGTGCTTTACCGTTCAGGTACAAGAGACCCGGACGGTTTCACGCTTCACTGGAACATCTTCATGTTCGGCTGGTCGAAAGACCAATAA
- a CDS encoding copper amine oxidase N-terminal domain-containing protein: MLTVLFLAQVLLPGVSYAQGVSVVVDGEAVELTDAAREINGRLFLPMRALFETLGAEVSWDAETQTAVGRLGKRAAEFIEGTHIYIKTWSFDNYGCIKLDAGATPCMIEDRLYLPVRTVAEGLGCKVRWDSVSRTVYMEKIEPREDVDVYVEVIFNTGRSTNTATLRWMRVQSPK, encoded by the coding sequence ATGTTAACCGTGCTGTTTCTGGCACAGGTATTACTGCCGGGTGTGTCATATGCGCAGGGCGTATCGGTAGTAGTAGACGGCGAGGCGGTGGAGCTGACAGATGCGGCTCGTGAGATAAACGGCCGCCTGTTTCTGCCGATGCGTGCGCTGTTCGAGACGCTGGGAGCGGAGGTAAGTTGGGATGCCGAGACGCAGACGGCGGTGGGCCGGTTGGGTAAGCGAGCAGCGGAATTTATCGAGGGAACTCATATTTATATTAAAACCTGGTCGTTTGACAACTATGGCTGCATCAAGCTGGATGCTGGTGCAACACCCTGCATGATAGAAGATAGACTGTATTTGCCGGTCCGGACTGTAGCCGAAGGTCTTGGCTGTAAGGTCCGCTGGGATAGCGTGTCACGAACCGTCTATATGGAGAAAATAGAGCCGAGAGAAGACGTGGACGTGTATGTTGAAGTTATATTTAATACTGGTCGCTCGACAAACACAGCTACTTTGCGCTGGATGCGGGTACAGTCCCCCAAATGA
- a CDS encoding type II toxin-antitoxin system antitoxin SocA domain-containing protein translates to MVTAYCYYCDKDVEFTVKEIEITSNLKGVEINYTAKVPYCNECKNEIYIAELDDENIKKANDEYRKQSGIITIKEIEDILSTYNISGKTLAKLLGWGQATIERYLKGITPLKLYSDELKKLQNPINMKKLYDLNKDYIGEQSRRKIEIALKNILNSNTKKIVNVFDVAKFFLSKVNVEIGSSITPLKLQKLIYYAQGWHLAFLDKPLFATELEAWKYGPVSPELWREYQSYNYQEIKKIDFEPSKIFDIEQIQLLNEVYDTYGIFDAIGLMKMTHEDTPWKEIRKTHKESERSSEIIPQEKIREYFKNLKEIFNIQEFKDIKKSLYKYRDILGN, encoded by the coding sequence ATGGTGACAGCTTATTGTTATTATTGTGATAAAGATGTTGAGTTTACTGTAAAAGAAATAGAAATTACCAGTAACTTAAAAGGAGTGGAGATAAATTATACTGCTAAAGTACCATATTGCAATGAATGTAAAAACGAAATATATATAGCTGAACTGGACGATGAAAACATTAAGAAAGCTAATGATGAATATAGAAAGCAGTCAGGGATAATTACAATCAAGGAAATTGAAGACATATTATCAACTTATAATATTAGTGGTAAGACATTAGCAAAATTATTAGGATGGGGCCAAGCTACAATAGAAAGGTATTTAAAAGGAATCACACCTTTAAAACTTTATAGTGATGAATTAAAAAAGCTTCAAAACCCTATAAATATGAAAAAACTGTACGATTTAAACAAGGATTATATTGGTGAGCAATCTAGAAGAAAAATTGAAATTGCTTTAAAAAATATTTTGAATTCTAATACAAAGAAAATAGTAAATGTATTTGATGTTGCTAAGTTTTTTCTAAGTAAAGTAAATGTGGAAATTGGTAGCTCAATTACCCCGTTAAAACTTCAAAAATTGATTTATTATGCTCAAGGATGGCATCTGGCTTTTTTAGATAAACCATTATTTGCTACCGAACTTGAAGCATGGAAATACGGACCTGTTTCGCCGGAATTATGGCGTGAGTACCAAAGCTACAACTATCAGGAAATCAAGAAAATAGACTTCGAACCTTCAAAAATATTTGATATTGAACAAATTCAATTACTTAACGAAGTATATGATACCTATGGGATATTTGATGCCATAGGTCTAATGAAAATGACACACGAAGACACTCCCTGGAAAGAAATAAGAAAAACCCATAAAGAAAGTGAACGTTCATCTGAAATAATTCCACAGGAAAAAATACGGGAATATTTCAAAAACTTAAAAGAAATCTTTAACATTCAAGAGTTTAAAGATATAAAAAAAAGTCTGTACAAATATCGAGATATATTGGGTAATTAA